A single window of Leishmania braziliensis MHOM/BR/75/M2904 complete genome, chromosome 27 DNA harbors:
- a CDS encoding oligosaccharyl transferase-like protein produces MPIKNQRKGCEEGNPNPSSTPAAEPLANAEGTQRDTAEGTPMEPPSETYLFNCRAAPYSKLIYVYKGIMFTLILYAIRLAYQTRMLSVQTYGYIIHEFDPWFNYRAAEYMSAHGWSAFFSWFDYMSWYPLGRPVGTTTYPGLQLTAVAIHRALAAAGVPMSLNNVCVLIPAWYGAIATAIMALMAFETTGSIAVSAWAALLFSIIPAHLMRSMAGEFDNECIAVAAMLLTFYLWVRSLRTRCSWPIGILTGIAYGYMVAAWGGYIFVLNMVAMHAGISSMVDWARNTYNPSLLRAYALFYVVGTAIATRVPPVGMSPFRSLEQLGALVVLLFLCGLQACEVFRARADVEVRSRANFKIRMRAFSVMAGVGALAIAVLSPTGYFGPLTARVRALFMKHTHTGNPLVDSVAEHHPADALAYLQYLNIVYVLWVFSIPVQLILPTPNLYAILFLLVYSCMAYYFSTRMVRLLLLAGPVACLSGSLMSGTLTKWCFQQLFWDDNLRTADMAAAGDTPFSQEDHPNSGARARRNQQKQKATQAPARGSSTGDEERRYTSLIPFDFRKEIKMNRWPTGKKQATFIISATICTVLPLAFVYYFSCTSMANSLSSPQILYQTRMGGKTIMVADYLESYEWLRDNTPADARVLSWWDYGYQITGIGNRTSLADGNTWNHEHIATIGKMLTSPVAEAHSLVRHMADYVLIWAGQGGDLMKSPHMARIGNSVYHDICPNDPLCQHFGFYEDYSRPKPMMRASLLYNLHEAGRSAGVKVDPSLFQEVYSSKYGLVRIFKVMNVSAESKKWVADPANRVCHPPGSWICPGQYPPAKEIQEMLAHRVPFDQMGKKHDDTHKARMARSRTLGEA; encoded by the coding sequence aTGCCGATCAAGAACCAGCGCAAAGGATGCGAGGAGGGTAACCCCaacccctcctccacacccgCAGCAGAGCCACTGGCAAACGCAGAAGGCACGCAGAGGGATACCGCTGAAGGGACTCCTATGGAGCCACCCAGCGAGACGTACCTCTTCAActgccgcgccgcaccgTACTCGAAGCTGATATACGTCTACAAAGGTATCATGTTCACATTGATTCTCTACGCGATCCGCTTAGCGTACCAGACTCGCATGCTATCCGTTCAGACTTATGGCTACATCATCCACGAGTTCGACCCGTGGTTCAACTACCGCGCCGCCGAGTACATGTCCGCGCACGGCTGGTCCGCCTTCTTCAGCTGGTTCGACTACATGAGCTGGTACCCGCTGGGCCGCCCTGTTGGCACCACCACGTACCcgggcctgcagctcacCGCCGTTGCCATCCACCGCGCATTGGCAGCTGCCGGGGTGCCGATGTCTCTCAacaacgtgtgtgtgctgatcCCCGCGTGGTATGGTGCCATCGCTACTGCTATCATGGCCCTCATGGCCTTCGAAACGACTGGCTCGATCGCTGTTTCTGCATGGGCTGCactcctcttctccatcaTTCCAGCACACCTGATGCGGTCCATGGCGGGCGAGTTCGACAACGAGTGCATCGCCGTTGCAGCCATGCTCCTCACCTTCTACTTGTGGGTAcgctcgctgcgcacgcggtGCTCGTGGCCCATCGGCATCCTCACCGGTATCGCCTACGGCTACATGGTGGCGGCGTGGGGCGGATACATTTTTGTGCTCAACATGGTTGCCATGCACGCCGGCATATCATCGATGGTCGACTGGGCTCGCAACACGTACAacccgtcgctgctgcgcgcataCGCGCTGTTCTACGTTGTCggcaccgccatcgccacgCGCGTGCCGCCTGTGGGGATGTCGCCCTTCAGgtcgctggagcagctgggtgcgctggtggtgctcctcttcctgtgcGGGCTGCAGGCCTGCGAGGTGTTTCGCGCACGGGCCGACGTCGAGGTTCGCTCCCGCGCGAACTTCAAGATCCGCATGCGTGCCTTCAGCGTGATGGCTGGCGTGGGTGCGCTTGCAATCGCGGTGCTGTCGCCGACCGGGTACTTTGGCCCCCTCACGgctcgtgtgcgtgcgctgttcatgaagcacacgcacactggCAATCCGCTGGTCGACTCGGTCGCTGAGCACCACCCCGCAGACGCGCTCGCCTACCTGCAATATTTGAACATTGTGTACGTTTTGTGGGTATTTAGCATCCCTGTGCAGCTGATCCTGCCCACCCCTAACCTGTATGCgattctctttctcctcgtGTACAGTTGCATGGCGTACTATTTCAGCACTCGCATGGTGCGCTTGCTCCTGCTGGCTGGCCCAGTGGCGTGCCTTAGCGGGAGTTTGATGAGTGGTACGCTGACGAAGTGGTGCTTTCAACAGCTGTTCTGGGACGACAACCTGCGCACCGCCGATatggcggcggctggtgatACTCCGTTTTCACAAGAGGACCACCCCAACAGCGGTGCACGCGCCCGACGGAACCAGCAGAAACAGAAGGCGACCCAGGCTCCTGCCAGAGGCTCAAGCACAGGCGACGAAGAACGACGTTACACATCACTAATCCCTTTTGACTTCCGCAAGGAGATCAAGATGAACCGCTGGCCGACCGGAAAAAAGCAAGCCACGTTCATCATCTCTGCCACCATCTGTACCGTTCTTCCGCTTGCCTTTGTCTACTACTTCTCATGCACTTCCATGGCAAACTCCTTGTCGAGCCCACAGATCCTGTACCAAACCCGTATGGGGGGCAAGACGATCATGGTGGCTGACTATCTCGAGTCATACGAGTGGCTGCGCGACAACACGCCAGCggacgcgcgcgtgctgtcCTGGTGGGACTACGGCTACCAGATCACAGGCATCGGCAACCGCACCTCGCTGGCCGATGGCAACACCTGGAACCACGAGCACATCGCCACCATCGGCAAGATGCTGACGTCGCccgtggcggaggcgcactCACTGGTGCGCCACATGGCGGACTACGTCCTCATCTGGGCTGGGCAGGGCGGAGACTTGATGAAGTCGCCGCACATGGCGCGCATTGGCAACAGCGTGTACCACGACATCTGCCCCAACGACCCGCTTTGCCAGCATTTCGGCTTTTACGAAGACTACAGTCGCCCAAAACCGATGatgcgcgcgtcgctgctgtacaACCTGCACGAGGCCGGACGAAGCGCGGGTGTGAAGGTGGACCCGTCCCTCTTTCAGGAAGTGTACTCATCCAAGTACGGCCTGGTGCGCATCTTCAAGGTCATGAACGTGAGCGCGGAGAGCAAGAAGTGGGTGGCTGACCCGGCAAACCGCGTGTGCCACCCGCCTGGGTCGTGGATCTGCCCCGGGCAGTACCCGCCGGCGAAGGAGATccaggagatgctggcgcACCGCGTCCCCTTTGACCAGATGGGCAAGAAGCACGACGACACGCACAAGGCGCGCATGGCACGCAGCAGAACACTGGGCGAGGCTTAA